In Shouchella patagoniensis, the following are encoded in one genomic region:
- a CDS encoding ammonium transporter, which translates to MDNLWLTIAAVLVLLMQGGFILLEAGSTRMKNAGHIAGKTIFTVGVASLVFWAVGYGFIYGDGNAIIGLSNFFYGDYADGVGSVDFFFQLTFAAIALTIAFGGFAERGKLAAYAIFAVLFSAFVYPLVAHWIWSDDGWLADLGKQDFAGSTVVHLTGAMAALAATIILKPRLGKYGKDGKVNDLSGHNQVFTALGVLILWVGWFGFNAGSTGGVADAFFGYVALNTQLAAGAGTIAALFLVWAINGKADVPTTLNGALAGLVAITASCAFVAPWAAVVIGIIGGLIVVVSMKMFDKLKIDDPIFALSVHGVAGIWGTLSNGIFATPELALMNGGHAGLLYGGGFDQLGIQALSVVVCGLFAFGASYILLLLTKGLVGGTLRVTEEEEILGLDMSEHGSYGYPENVMSESKSNSTKTGS; encoded by the coding sequence ATGGATAATTTATGGCTGACAATCGCAGCTGTGTTGGTGCTTTTGATGCAAGGTGGATTTATATTACTTGAAGCAGGCTCTACTCGAATGAAAAACGCAGGGCATATAGCTGGTAAAACGATTTTTACTGTAGGAGTTGCTTCACTTGTATTTTGGGCAGTCGGATACGGCTTTATTTATGGGGATGGAAACGCAATTATAGGTTTATCTAATTTCTTTTATGGAGATTACGCCGATGGCGTCGGCTCTGTTGATTTCTTCTTTCAACTTACATTTGCTGCAATTGCGTTAACAATTGCATTTGGTGGATTTGCAGAACGTGGCAAGCTTGCAGCGTATGCCATCTTTGCCGTTTTGTTCTCAGCATTTGTATACCCTCTTGTCGCTCATTGGATTTGGTCCGATGATGGCTGGCTCGCGGATCTTGGAAAACAAGATTTTGCTGGGTCGACAGTCGTGCATTTAACCGGTGCGATGGCGGCCCTTGCAGCAACCATTATCCTTAAGCCTCGTCTTGGTAAATATGGAAAAGACGGAAAAGTAAATGATTTATCTGGTCATAACCAAGTGTTTACAGCTTTGGGTGTGTTAATTCTTTGGGTAGGTTGGTTTGGTTTTAATGCAGGTTCAACAGGGGGAGTGGCTGATGCATTTTTTGGTTATGTTGCTTTAAATACACAATTGGCTGCTGGAGCAGGTACGATCGCCGCATTGTTTCTTGTTTGGGCGATTAATGGGAAAGCAGATGTACCAACAACACTAAATGGGGCCCTTGCTGGACTGGTTGCCATCACCGCATCTTGTGCATTTGTCGCTCCTTGGGCAGCTGTAGTTATCGGGATAATTGGTGGCCTTATCGTTGTTGTTAGTATGAAAATGTTTGATAAGCTAAAAATTGATGATCCGATTTTTGCGCTTAGCGTTCACGGTGTAGCTGGTATATGGGGAACGTTGTCGAATGGAATTTTCGCAACACCAGAACTAGCTTTAATGAACGGAGGCCATGCAGGTTTACTTTATGGCGGGGGATTTGATCAACTGGGCATTCAAGCATTAAGCGTTGTGGTTTGTGGCTTATTCGCTTTTGGAGCTTCGTATATATTGTTGCTTCTTACAAAAGGACTTGTTGGTGGAACGTTACGTGTTACGGAAGAAGAAGAAATTCTGGGTCTTGATATGAGTGAACATGGTTCGTATGGTTATCCAGAAAATGTGATGTCTGAATCCAAATCTAATTCCACAAAAACGGGATCTTAG
- a CDS encoding spore coat protein — translation MMPQTGKQPSQQMAPTLNHGGHDLFDSHEIIAGMINVLDQYMIFRTFMTDQELISLLDRQYAFIESQYNVLAEAFSTGQKPSASTGVYNMTLSHDVQFGITPSQPKKPNRSISDVKEAGLSAHMLGLIKSQASLMGMGATEITNPIVRRIVADTVPNFIELAYEIFLYQNKHSYYQVPQLSPSDAEKMVHSYQPVNEQPATMPQSKAPVQ, via the coding sequence ATGATGCCACAAACAGGAAAACAACCATCACAACAAATGGCTCCAACACTCAACCACGGAGGCCATGATTTGTTTGACAGCCACGAAATCATTGCAGGGATGATAAATGTGCTAGATCAATACATGATCTTCCGGACATTTATGACGGATCAAGAACTTATTTCTCTGCTTGATCGCCAATATGCTTTTATTGAAAGTCAATACAACGTACTGGCAGAGGCTTTTTCAACAGGACAAAAACCAAGTGCATCAACTGGTGTATACAACATGACATTGTCTCACGATGTCCAGTTTGGCATTACACCTTCACAGCCCAAAAAACCAAACCGCTCTATTTCCGATGTGAAAGAAGCTGGTTTATCCGCCCATATGCTTGGCTTAATTAAATCCCAAGCATCACTTATGGGCATGGGTGCGACAGAAATTACCAACCCAATTGTGCGTCGAATTGTCGCCGATACGGTACCAAATTTTATTGAACTTGCTTACGAGATCTTCCTGTATCAAAATAAGCATAGTTATTACCAAGTACCCCAACTAAGTCCTAGTGATGCAGAAAAGATGGTTCACTCGTATCAACCAGTAAATGAACAGCCGGCAACGATGCCTCAGTCCAAAGCTCCGGTGCAATAA
- a CDS encoding AbrB family transcriptional regulator: MMTSKVIFFIVSFTVGWIMQALGMPAGWLLGALMTGIIWSFFIQKLIFRSELFTVSLALVGISIGFMVVPEEVWAYRMLLPAFLLTLVLTLAGGIVLGKLFGKWSKTSGNTAFFCCLPGGASEVIALSERYNADQRIVAAFHTARITLFVFVVPLLVGIGTNTTGIDIVEPIQSNGINMGLAGLAGLAAALVFFLSRFISFPGAPMFVAIIIGFSLHQLVVPNYEMPSFVMGSAQVLIGSLIGMRFDRETLRELARIGKPSAAALSLYVIMSVVLALVFFVLTSLPFYTTLLAIVPAGAAEMASTAATLELDATVVATLQMLRVLSLFIALPFLIRFFAQKPLAEKNKAAT; the protein is encoded by the coding sequence ATGATGACAAGTAAAGTGATTTTTTTTATTGTCTCTTTCACTGTTGGGTGGATCATGCAGGCGCTTGGCATGCCAGCAGGGTGGCTTCTTGGTGCGCTGATGACGGGAATTATTTGGTCCTTTTTTATTCAAAAGCTTATTTTTCGAAGTGAATTGTTTACTGTTTCGCTGGCATTAGTAGGTATTTCAATTGGATTTATGGTTGTACCTGAAGAAGTATGGGCTTACCGCATGCTTTTGCCTGCTTTTTTGTTGACGCTTGTGTTAACACTTGCTGGAGGTATCGTACTAGGTAAGCTGTTTGGTAAGTGGTCAAAAACTTCGGGGAACACCGCTTTTTTTTGCTGTCTACCTGGTGGGGCCTCAGAAGTAATTGCTCTTAGTGAACGATACAATGCAGATCAACGTATTGTCGCAGCCTTTCATACTGCGCGTATTACGCTTTTTGTGTTTGTGGTGCCTTTACTCGTCGGGATTGGAACAAATACAACTGGTATTGATATTGTGGAGCCGATTCAATCGAATGGAATAAACATGGGTTTAGCTGGTCTTGCAGGACTTGCCGCAGCTCTTGTTTTTTTTCTAAGCAGGTTCATTTCATTTCCTGGAGCACCGATGTTTGTTGCTATTATAATCGGCTTTTCATTGCATCAGCTCGTAGTCCCAAATTATGAAATGCCGAGTTTTGTGATGGGCAGTGCTCAAGTATTAATTGGATCGTTAATTGGCATGAGATTTGATAGGGAAACGCTTAGAGAGCTAGCTCGAATTGGTAAACCAAGTGCTGCGGCGTTATCTCTATATGTAATCATGAGTGTCGTTCTGGCGCTTGTCTTTTTTGTACTTACTTCATTGCCGTTTTATACGACACTTTTAGCGATCGTTCCAGCGGGAGCTGCAGAGATGGCCTCGACTGCGGCGACACTTGAGCTTGATGCAACGGTTGTGGCAACGTTACAAATGCTAAGGGTGTTATCGTTATTTATTGCGCTGCCATTTTTAATTCGATTTTTTGCCCAGAAACCATTGGCAGAAAAAAATAAAGCAGCAACATGA
- a CDS encoding uracil-DNA glycosylase: MDVLENDWINVVGNEFTKPYYLELREFLKKEYANETVYPHMNDLFNALHLTSYSDTKVVILGQDPYHGAGQAHGLSFSVQPDVAIPPSLRNVYKELEADVGCLKPDHGFLVSWAKQGVLLLNTVLSVREKQPGSHQGKGWENFTNEVIDRLNEREKPLVFVLWGKHAQVKRDRINETRHCIIESPHPSPFSAHRGFFGSKPFSKINNWLKTHGVEQINWQLPMKAELGVDDDK, encoded by the coding sequence TTGGATGTATTAGAAAATGATTGGATAAATGTGGTTGGTAATGAATTTACGAAACCTTATTATTTGGAGCTTCGGGAGTTCCTAAAGAAGGAATATGCAAACGAGACCGTTTATCCACATATGAATGATTTATTTAACGCACTTCATTTGACTTCGTATTCAGATACGAAAGTCGTCATTTTGGGACAAGATCCATATCACGGAGCTGGTCAAGCTCATGGACTTAGTTTTTCAGTCCAGCCCGATGTCGCTATACCTCCATCTTTAAGAAATGTGTATAAGGAACTGGAAGCCGATGTGGGTTGTCTCAAACCAGACCATGGTTTTTTAGTAAGCTGGGCTAAACAAGGAGTACTCTTGTTAAATACGGTTTTAAGTGTGCGTGAAAAACAGCCGGGGTCTCATCAAGGCAAGGGGTGGGAGAATTTCACCAATGAAGTTATTGATCGGTTAAATGAGCGTGAAAAACCGCTTGTTTTTGTCCTTTGGGGTAAGCATGCACAAGTTAAACGTGACCGAATTAATGAAACACGCCATTGCATCATCGAATCACCTCATCCGAGTCCATTTTCCGCACACCGTGGTTTTTTTGGCAGCAAACCGTTCTCTAAAATAAACAATTGGTTAAAAACACACGGTGTGGAACAAATTAATTGGCAATTACCGATGAAAGCGGAGCTTGGCGTTGATGATGACAAGTAA
- a CDS encoding YjiH family protein, translating to MNSNTITLKNTLLFLIPSLIGIFLFMTPFSIEGEVLLPVAYFADLTMALLTEDVIILIVAIVMGISAILSIIATVNKRSENKQDSFFHAVFATTSSWIVVRILGALFGFMVYFEIGPEFIVSADTGQVLLFDLLPFLFTIFLFAGILLPLLLNFGLMEFVGALLKNLMRPLFRLPGRASIDTIASWVGDGTVGIMLSNHQYESGKYTGREAAIVASTFSVVSITFSIYILSELGISHLFWQFFITLFVAGFIAALIMPRIPPLSLKKNEYIDGSEGEVEPKQKHVFKNGFLQAVTRAEHSVKYGKNVKSGLKNVFDLWFGVLPVVMTIGTLAAGVATYTPLFEWVAVPFVPLLEWMNVPQAAEASQTILVGFADMLLPTILAEPLGITNELTLFVIATLSVSQLIYMSETGGVLIASKIPFNFLDGVLVFLIRTVITLPIIVLMAHLLL from the coding sequence ATGAATTCAAATACAATTACATTAAAAAATACACTTTTGTTTCTTATACCTTCTCTAATCGGTATCTTTTTATTCATGACGCCATTTTCGATTGAGGGTGAAGTGTTATTACCAGTTGCTTATTTTGCAGATTTAACAATGGCGTTATTAACAGAAGATGTTATTATCTTAATTGTCGCTATTGTCATGGGTATTTCAGCTATTCTTTCAATTATTGCAACTGTGAACAAACGGAGTGAAAACAAACAAGATTCATTCTTCCACGCTGTTTTTGCTACAACGTCTAGTTGGATTGTTGTCCGCATTCTTGGTGCATTATTCGGGTTTATGGTTTATTTTGAAATTGGACCCGAATTTATTGTCTCAGCAGATACAGGGCAAGTATTATTGTTTGATTTGCTTCCATTTCTCTTTACGATCTTTTTATTTGCGGGAATACTTTTACCGCTCTTACTGAACTTCGGCTTAATGGAATTTGTCGGTGCTTTACTCAAAAACTTAATGAGACCATTGTTTCGTTTACCTGGAAGAGCCTCAATTGATACAATAGCCTCTTGGGTCGGCGATGGGACGGTCGGAATCATGCTGTCGAATCATCAGTATGAATCTGGGAAGTATACAGGGCGTGAAGCGGCGATTGTCGCCTCTACTTTTTCTGTTGTTTCGATTACATTTAGCATTTATATTTTATCTGAATTAGGAATTAGCCACTTATTCTGGCAGTTTTTCATTACATTGTTTGTAGCTGGTTTTATCGCGGCGCTCATAATGCCGCGTATCCCACCACTATCATTAAAAAAGAATGAGTATATTGATGGGTCAGAGGGAGAAGTTGAACCCAAACAAAAGCATGTATTTAAAAATGGTTTTTTACAAGCTGTCACTCGAGCAGAACATAGCGTAAAGTACGGAAAGAATGTAAAAAGCGGTTTAAAAAATGTGTTTGACCTTTGGTTCGGTGTGTTACCAGTTGTTATGACGATTGGTACACTTGCTGCTGGTGTAGCCACCTACACGCCATTGTTTGAGTGGGTAGCGGTACCATTTGTTCCTTTGTTAGAATGGATGAATGTTCCGCAAGCAGCTGAAGCAAGTCAAACGATCTTGGTTGGTTTTGCTGATATGCTCTTGCCAACAATTCTTGCTGAACCATTAGGAATTACAAATGAACTTACTTTGTTTGTAATTGCAACATTATCCGTATCCCAATTGATTTACATGTCAGAGACAGGTGGCGTATTAATTGCATCAAAGATTCCATTTAATTTCTTAGATGGTGTGCTTGTCTTCTTGATTCGTACGGTCATTACGTTACCGATTATCGTGTTAATGGCTCATTTACTATTGTAA